Proteins encoded by one window of Vampirovibrionales bacterium:
- a CDS encoding sigma-70 family RNA polymerase sigma factor → MSVTPPSSAYTRDRMTTLDVEALVTLAQQRGAGRMAALEELVRRYQKTVYAALYHLAPQRADLADLTQDALLRMCRSIHTLRSPKTFKFWLNRIITNIFYDELRKKPRSLQTVSMDAPWASDEEDAASATRDIADTAQQPDFLALGGELDEQIRHAITTLPEHFRTIVVLREIQGLSYEEIASLTGSNLGTVKSRLARARQKLQEALEPYIRG, encoded by the coding sequence GTGTCTGTCACCCCGCCTTCCTCCGCTTATACCCGGGACCGGATGACGACGCTTGACGTGGAAGCCCTCGTCACGTTGGCGCAGCAGCGCGGCGCCGGACGGATGGCGGCGCTTGAAGAGCTGGTGCGGCGATATCAGAAAACCGTGTATGCGGCGCTTTATCACCTTGCCCCGCAGCGCGCCGATCTGGCCGATCTCACTCAGGACGCCCTGTTACGGATGTGCCGCTCGATTCATACCTTGCGCAGTCCCAAGACCTTCAAGTTCTGGCTGAACCGTATTATTACCAATATCTTTTACGATGAACTGCGTAAAAAGCCGCGCAGCCTGCAAACTGTCTCGATGGACGCGCCCTGGGCCAGCGATGAAGAGGATGCCGCTTCGGCCACCCGCGATATCGCCGACACCGCCCAGCAACCGGATTTTCTGGCGCTGGGGGGAGAATTGGACGAACAGATTCGACACGCCATTACCACCTTGCCGGAACATTTCAGAACGATCGTCGTCCTACGAGAAATACAAGGGCTCAGTTATGAAGAAATCGCGTCTCTAACCGGCTCCAATCTGGGAACGGTCAAGTCCCGCTTGGCGCGCGCGCGCCAAAAGCTGCAAGAAGCCCTGGAGCCTTACATTCGAGGATAG
- a CDS encoding nucleotidyltransferase family protein — MTTPTSPSPHYAAAHDPASPNLSVQADDILVRAAEGGLSEIRRRSTGQRLGALTMRADATAHLTLFEGRGGFCAIASTPAHTRYIGLPGSEIQVGGVSVSLSGPFIQPAFVTAPARPHPVGRQNVSPYAMILGAGMATRFEPVSGEFTQYAKPAAPLIHGKSVIRLIAEQLTRQGFHEIFINTYFKPESLKAGLQGVDGATIRYIDEPSPSGTAGALRKILQAPEQFAGYLDLARPLLIVQGDAFSNADLASLMAAHVREGAAVTIGCMIKPDEDVDKFGIVATNHAGADGVSGQVQMFLEKPSLEVAGPHRLANTGFYLFAPETFPLIEAIYARKLAEARQEAIADGKTPPDDVLLDFALDVFPDLLRRTQAGTLRNAAGEPMAFWAELVEGYWSDIGNPTQYIQTLRDAYGGYLDVTRSPRDADYYDDETGACYWPGARQRATVEGARVHGNVIVAVPFDCPPS; from the coding sequence ATGACGACCCCCACCTCTCCATCGCCGCACTACGCTGCCGCCCACGACCCCGCCTCGCCGAATCTTTCGGTTCAGGCAGATGACATTCTGGTTCGCGCCGCAGAGGGCGGCCTTAGCGAGATTCGTCGTCGCTCAACGGGCCAGCGGTTGGGGGCGTTGACGATGCGCGCCGATGCCACGGCCCACCTGACCCTGTTTGAAGGGCGTGGCGGATTTTGCGCCATTGCATCCACCCCCGCCCACACGCGTTATATCGGTCTGCCGGGCTCAGAAATCCAGGTAGGCGGCGTATCCGTGAGCCTGTCCGGTCCCTTTATCCAGCCCGCGTTTGTCACAGCGCCCGCACGACCGCACCCCGTTGGCCGACAAAACGTATCGCCTTACGCTATGATTCTCGGCGCGGGTATGGCCACGCGCTTTGAGCCGGTTTCAGGCGAATTTACCCAATACGCCAAGCCCGCCGCCCCGCTGATTCACGGGAAGTCCGTTATCCGCCTTATCGCCGAACAACTGACGCGCCAAGGCTTTCACGAGATTTTCATCAATACCTACTTTAAGCCCGAATCGCTGAAAGCGGGTCTACAAGGGGTGGATGGCGCGACCATCCGCTATATTGACGAGCCGAGTCCCTCGGGGACCGCAGGCGCGTTGCGCAAAATTCTTCAGGCTCCTGAGCAATTCGCGGGTTATCTGGACTTGGCTCGGCCCTTGTTGATTGTCCAGGGCGACGCCTTCAGCAACGCCGATCTCGCCTCGCTGATGGCGGCGCACGTGCGCGAGGGCGCTGCCGTAACGATTGGCTGTATGATCAAACCCGATGAGGACGTCGACAAGTTCGGAATTGTCGCCACCAATCACGCCGGGGCGGATGGCGTGTCCGGTCAGGTTCAGATGTTTCTGGAAAAGCCCTCGCTGGAGGTCGCCGGCCCGCATCGACTGGCCAATACCGGCTTTTACCTCTTCGCCCCCGAGACGTTTCCGCTCATTGAGGCGATTTATGCGCGCAAACTTGCCGAAGCCCGCCAAGAAGCGATTGCCGACGGCAAAACGCCGCCCGACGACGTCTTGCTTGATTTCGCCCTGGACGTATTTCCCGACCTGCTGCGCCGCACCCAGGCCGGAACCCTGCGCAACGCCGCCGGCGAGCCGATGGCTTTCTGGGCTGAGCTGGTCGAAGGCTACTGGAGCGATATCGGAAATCCGACGCAATACATTCAGACGCTGCGAGACGCCTACGGCGGTTATCTCGACGTGACGCGCTCGCCTCGGGACGCCGACTATTACGACGACGAGACAGGCGCCTGTTACTGGCCCGGCGCACGCCAACGCGCAACCGTTGAAGGCGCGCGCGTTCATGGCAATGTCATCGTCGCCGTGCCGTTTGATTGCCCGCCGTCTTGA
- a CDS encoding matrixin family metalloprotease: MNGIGFSPTRLAPPGSRGPTIRQKEAPAPWTPDTMLTRTAGPRWDAADMPLGVLIASIDPDAALLVTPDVIFDVLQDWERLSEGRIRLRLMDPGDSPDSAAIVVNWSDETLVGRDYEVGRTQRCVRANGRITRATITLMKAPLIDQALLPSQRLMRLKATILHEGGHALGLDHSGCQEDVMHHRGWRNTRLSRGDGAQLIQRYC; encoded by the coding sequence ATGAACGGCATAGGATTTTCCCCCACGCGGCTGGCGCCGCCCGGCTCCAGAGGCCCGACTATCCGCCAGAAAGAGGCTCCTGCCCCCTGGACGCCGGATACTATGTTAACCCGCACGGCCGGCCCGCGCTGGGATGCGGCGGATATGCCTCTCGGCGTTCTGATTGCTTCAATTGATCCCGACGCCGCTCTGTTAGTGACGCCCGACGTGATATTTGACGTTCTTCAAGATTGGGAACGCCTCAGCGAAGGACGAATTCGATTGCGTCTGATGGATCCGGGCGATTCGCCGGACAGTGCGGCAATTGTCGTCAACTGGAGCGACGAGACGCTGGTGGGCCGAGACTACGAAGTGGGTCGTACCCAGCGCTGCGTGCGCGCCAATGGCCGGATTACGCGCGCGACGATTACCCTGATGAAAGCCCCCCTGATTGATCAGGCCCTGCTTCCCTCTCAGCGACTGATGCGCCTTAAGGCGACGATTCTGCACGAGGGTGGCCATGCTCTGGGGCTCGACCATTCGGGATGTCAGGAAGACGTCATGCATCATCGCGGCTGGCGTAATACCCGTCTGTCGCGCGGCGACGGCGCGCAGCTCATCCAGCGTTATTGCTGA
- a CDS encoding 4'-phosphopantetheinyl transferase superfamily protein: MTAGTLWSFEPLALGCDVESVARFADKASQPAFLARVYAPDEIAYCCARANPAPHLAARFCAKEASIKALRSLCPDAPSVRLNAIEVIRLAGQAPRLAIHHPAFSGVDLQVSLSHTDDIAMAVVTARGAIQL, translated from the coding sequence ATGACCGCCGGAACGCTTTGGTCGTTCGAGCCGCTGGCGCTGGGCTGCGACGTGGAATCCGTTGCGCGATTCGCCGATAAAGCGTCACAGCCTGCCTTTCTGGCGCGCGTCTACGCCCCGGACGAGATCGCCTATTGCTGCGCGCGCGCAAATCCTGCGCCGCATCTGGCAGCGCGCTTCTGCGCCAAGGAAGCCAGCATTAAGGCCCTGCGCAGCCTCTGCCCCGACGCCCCTTCAGTACGCCTCAACGCCATCGAAGTGATTCGCCTTGCCGGGCAGGCGCCGCGCCTGGCGATTCATCATCCGGCGTTTTCGGGCGTAGACCTGCAAGTGAGCCTGTCTCACACCGACGACATCGCGATGGCGGTGGTCACCGCGCGCGGCGCTATCCAGCTTTGA
- a CDS encoding GGDEF domain-containing protein: MKKFLLGISTLLLTLRLIFLLGDPRVYGVREASSKPAFAAFGGVVDGVYMLSNILVAPLNWLYDLLHAAIPSVHSAFFPSMEAADAVRQIGKWLASHPAFPCPEPLRALLCSPDPAIHFPGVIDWLALLTLALLWALSPAIEPAWRWIRNLFWNLFIETSFTRKKKALYQHALQERSSDLMKLNVEYRNLSKEASVLKDTVITDDLTQVFNKRYFLQKFHETFDAAKTDQTLLGLIMMDIDHFKRLNDTYGHLVGDAALKAIAAVASGATPSGCYLCRFGGEEFAMVLPGKTLEETLGAARKIKTGVPGLRFEADVNLRVTISQGVAHLDFSKPLAQTLAKADQFIKLADDELYRAKLEGRDRICVTPLG; the protein is encoded by the coding sequence ATGAAGAAATTTCTGCTGGGTATCTCGACGCTGCTGCTCACGCTGCGGCTTATTTTTCTGCTAGGCGATCCGCGCGTCTATGGCGTTCGGGAAGCCTCTTCAAAACCGGCTTTCGCGGCATTTGGCGGCGTAGTGGACGGGGTGTACATGCTCAGCAACATCCTCGTAGCGCCGCTCAACTGGCTTTACGACCTGCTTCACGCTGCGATCCCCTCGGTGCATTCGGCATTCTTCCCGTCGATGGAGGCAGCCGACGCCGTTCGCCAAATCGGCAAATGGCTGGCGTCGCACCCCGCTTTTCCATGCCCGGAGCCTTTACGGGCGCTACTCTGCTCGCCCGATCCCGCGATTCATTTCCCCGGCGTCATCGATTGGCTCGCGCTGCTCACCCTGGCCTTGCTCTGGGCCCTCAGCCCAGCGATTGAACCTGCCTGGCGGTGGATTCGCAATCTGTTCTGGAATCTGTTTATCGAAACCTCGTTTACGCGCAAGAAAAAAGCCCTGTATCAGCACGCCCTGCAAGAGCGCTCCAGCGATTTAATGAAGCTCAACGTCGAGTACCGCAACCTGTCCAAGGAAGCCAGCGTCCTGAAAGACACGGTCATCACCGATGATTTGACCCAGGTCTTTAACAAGCGCTACTTCTTACAGAAGTTTCATGAAACGTTCGACGCCGCCAAAACCGATCAGACGTTGCTCGGCTTAATCATGATGGACATCGACCACTTCAAGCGGCTGAACGATACGTATGGCCACCTCGTCGGAGACGCGGCGCTGAAAGCCATTGCGGCGGTCGCCAGCGGGGCGACGCCCAGCGGCTGTTACCTGTGCCGATTCGGCGGCGAAGAGTTCGCCATGGTCCTGCCCGGCAAGACGCTGGAAGAGACGCTGGGCGCAGCGCGAAAAATAAAAACCGGCGTTCCCGGCCTGCGTTTTGAGGCTGATGTCAATCTGCGCGTCACCATTAGCCAAGGCGTGGCGCATCTGGATTTCAGCAAGCCGCTTGCCCAGACGCTGGCCAAGGCCGATCAGTTTATCAAACTTGCGGACGACGAGCTGTACCGCGCCAAACTCGAAGGCCGCGACCGCATCTGCGTCACCCCGCTTGGGTAA